The Cherax quadricarinatus isolate ZL_2023a chromosome 20, ASM3850222v1, whole genome shotgun sequence genomic interval agaggcggaggaaagaaacagagaggtATAGGAAAGAAACAGAGTAGTGGAGGAGGGAAACAGAGAGGTGGAGTAAAGAAACAGAGAGGTGGAGGAAAGAAACAAAGGGGTGGAGAAAAGGAACAGAGAGGCGaaggaaagaaacagagaggtggaggaaagaattaaaggggtggaggaaagaaacagaggaagaggaaggaaacagagtagtggaggaaggaaacagagaggaggaggaaagaaacagagaggtGGAGGAAAGAATTAAAGggatggaggaaagaaacagaggaagaggaaggaaacagagtagtggaggaaggaaacagagaggcatgggaaagaaacagagaggtggaggaaagaaacagaggggtggaggaaagaaacagagaggtGAAGGAAATAAGcagagtagtggaggaaggaaacagAGAAGAGGAGGAAAGGAACACAATAATTGAAAAAGGAAATAGAGAAGTTGAAGAAAGGAACATAGAGACGGAGGAAAGAAATAAAGTAGTTGAAGAAAGAAAcagagtagtggaggaaggaaacagAGATAGGTAGGAAAGAAACAGAGGGATGGagtaaacaaacacagtagtTCTGGAAAGAAACAGAGGTGGAGGAAGGAAACAGAGAAGtggaagaaagaaaaagagaggtggaggaagaaaaCAGAGAAGTGGAGGAAGGaaacagagggagggaggtaagaaacTGAGAGGTGGGCAAAGGAAACGGGAGAGGCGGGTGAAAGAAACAGAGTAGTGGATTAGAGAAACAGAGTAGTGGATGAAGGATACATAGagttggaggaaagaaacagagtagGTTTATAAGGAGCAGAGtagtggaggaaagaaacagagagatGGAGGATAGAAACAAAGAGGTGGAAAAAAGAAATAAAGtagtggaggaaagaaacagagaggtggaggaaagaaacagagaagTGGAGCAAAGAAACAGAGACGCGGATGAAAGAAACAGAAatttggaggaaagaaacagaaatttggaggaaagaaacagagtagTGGAAGAAGGAAACAGAGTAGTGGAGGAAAAAAACAGAGtagtggaggaaagaaacagagtagtggaggaaggaaataTAGAGTTGGAAGAAAGAAACAGATAGATGGAGGAGAGAATCAAAGAGGTGGAAAAAGAAATAAAGTAGTGGACGAAAGAAACAGAGAGGTGGAGAAATAGAGCAGAGTGTTGGAGGAAAGAAACTGAGaggtggaggaaagaaacagagtaATGGAGAAAATATACAAAGAGATAGAGAAAGGAAACAGAGAGGCGTAAGAAAGAAACAGAGAAGTGGAGGAAGGAAACAGAGTAGTGCAGAAAGAACAGAGAAGTGGAGACATGAAACAGTGTAGTGGGGGAAAGAAACAGAGTGGTGGAGGAAAGTAAAAGAGTAGTGGAGGAAAGAAATAGAGAGGTGAAGGAAGGAAACAGAGTGGTGGAGATAAGAAACAGAGaggtggaggaaagaaacagagtagAAGAGGAAAGAAACAAAGAGGTTGAGGAAAGAAACAGACCAGTGGACGGAAGGAACAGAGTGGTAGAGAAAAGAAACAGACAGGTGGAGAATGGAAACAAACTATTGgaggaaagaaaaagagaagtGGGGGAAGGAAACAGTGTAATGGACGAAAGAAAAAGGGTAGAGGAGGAATGATACAGAGAGATCTAGGAAAGAAACTGAGAAGTGGAGGAAGGAAACAGAGAGGCAGGTGAAAGTAACAGATTAGTGGAAGAAAGAAACTGAGAGGTGGAGGAAGGAAACAGAGAGGGGGATGAAAGAAACAAAGTAGTAAAGAAAAGGAACAGAGTAGTGGAGGTAAGAAACAGTGTagaggaggaaagaaacagagtagtgaaggaagaaaacagagtagaggaggaaagaaacagagaggtggaggaaagaaacatagaggtggaggaagaaaacagagtagaggaggaAAGAAACAAAGtggtggaggaaagaaacagagtagTGGAGGAAATAAACAGAGAAGTGCAGGAAAAACAGAGAGGAAACAGAGTAGTGAAGGAAAGAAACACAGTATTGAGGAAGGATACAGAGACtcggaggaaagaaacagagtagtggaagaaagaaaaagagtagtggaggaaggaaacaTAGAGGAGaaaaaaacagagtagaggaggaAAGAAATAAAGAGGTAGAAGAGGGAAacagagtgatggaggaaggaaatagaaaggttgagggaagaaAAAGAGTAGTGGGAGAAAGAAACAGAGAAGTGAAGGAATGAAACAGAGGGGTGTAGAAAAGAAGCAGAGAGGTGAAGGAAGGAAACAGAGGTGGAGGAAGGAAACAAAGAGGTGTAGAAAAGAAACGGAGtaatggaggaaagaaacagcgAGATGGAAAAGGAAACAAGTAGGCGGAGGAAAGAAGCAGAcagatgaaggaaaaaaaagagaGTATTGTAGGAAAGAAACAAAGAGGCGGAGGAAAGAAACTGAGAGGTGGTGGAAGGAAACAGAGTAGTGgaggaaagaaaaagagaagtGGAGGAAGGAAACAGAGAGGCAGATGAAAAAGACAGAGTAGTGGAGGAAATAGAAGAAAAGATTTAGAGGAAGGAAACAAAAGGTGAAGGAAGGAAACAGATGGCTGAAAGAAAGAACTTGAGAAAGAGAACAGTAATACGAGAGAGTAAAAGAGGCCTTGAATGGTGAAACGGAAGAGGAGAAACTAGGATAATAGGAGAGTAACAAGAGCCTGATTATAGGAAACTAGGATGATAGAAGGGAAACAGAAGGTTAATTATAGGAAATTAGGATGTTAGATCAACATGAAGTTGATTCTAGGATACAAGGATGATACGAGAAATTGATGATATTCACCTGGGGTAACAGGAAAGTAAGAAGAGCTTAATAACAGGAAACTAGGATGACCAGGATAGTGCTGCTCTGTTCACTGCTCTGTCAACTTACGTTctgctctctgtagagctttatcacgttatAATTCGCtatgtatagagctttatcaagttatatttcaCTATGTACAGATTTTTAGCAAGTTAATTATGGCTCAAAGTAGAGCCTTTTCAAGTTAGGTTTCGCCCTGAATAGAAACTTACCAAATTATATTTCGCTGTGCCTTAAACTTTAGTAACCTGTCATACCTATACTTGAAACTGTGTTCCAGAGTTTGGCTCCGCCATTCCCTCATCGAATTCATTCGGCGTAAGAGAATATAGGAGAGGTGGAAGGTGAAGCCAGGAGATAGGAGAGAGAtaggagatgggagagagataggAGATGGGAGAAAGATTGGAGAGAGATAGAAGGGAGAAAGACAGGAGAGACATaggagaaagataggagggagagatataagaGAGATGGAAGATAGAAGACAGGAGAGAAATATGAGAAAGACAGGAAAAAGATACGAGAAAGATAAGAGAGAAATTTGAGACAGGAGATAGGACAGAAGGGAGATACATACTAGAGAATAGGAGAGAGACAGGAGACAGAAGACAGGAGATTAATAAGGTTATTTAAATGATGGAAGAGACATAAGATACAAAAATAAGCGACGATAAGATAATAAGAAAGTGATAGGATAATTAGATAATGAGGATAGGATAATAATATGAGGGTACGAGAATAATAAGAGGATAGAATAATTAGATAATGAAGAGAGGACAAGAAAATTGAGACAGGATAATAAGAAACTAGGGATAAGATAATAAGAAACTAGAGATAGGATAATAAGAAACTAGGGATAAGATAATAAGAAACTAGAGATAGGATAATAAGAAACTAGGGATAAGATAATAAGAAACTAGAGATAGGATAATAAGAAACTAGGGATAAGATAATAAGAAACTAGAGATAGGATAATAAGAAACTAGGGATAAGATAATAAGAAACTAGAGATAGGATAATAAGAAACTAGGGATAAGATAATAAGAAACTAGAGATAGGATAATAAGAATCTAGGGATAAGATAATAAGAAACTAGAGATAGGATAATAAGAAACTAGGGATAAGATAATAAGAAACTAGAGATAGGATAATAAGAAACTAGGGATAAGATAATAAGAAAATGAGTATCTGATAATACTATATGAGGATAGGATAATAAGATAATGAGGATAGGATAATAAGATAAGGATAGAATAATAAGATAATGAGGAGAGGATAATAAGATAAGGATATTATAATAGGATAACAATAGGATAATAAGATAATGAGGATAGGATAATAAGATAATGAGGATAGGATAATAAGATAATGAGGATAGGATAATAAGATAATGAGGATAGGATAATAAGATAATGAGGATAGGATAATAAGATAATGAGGATAGGATAATAAAATAAGCATAGGATAATAAGATAAGGATAGAATAATAAGATAATGAGGATAGGATAATAAGATAAGGATAGGATAATAAGACAATGAGGGTAGGATATACTATAATGATAGGATAATAAGATAATGAGGATGGGATAATAAGATAAGCATAGGATAATAAGATAATTAGAATAGGATAATAAGAAAAGGATATTAAATTAAGATAAGGATATTATAATAAGATAATGAGGATAGGCTAAAAAGAAAAGGGTAGGATAATAAAATAATGAGGATAGGATATACTATAATGAGGATAGGATAATACTGTAATGAGGATAGAATAAGATAATAAGGATACGATAAACTATAATGAGGATAATATAAGATAATGAGGATAGGATAATAAGATAATGAGGATAGAATAACAGAAAAGGGGGAAGAAATAACAAGAAAATGAGGacaggataataaaaaaaatgaggatAGGTAAACAAGAAAATGAAAAAAGGATAATAAGAAAATGAGGATAggataataataagaagaagtaAAAGAAACAGAAGTAGAGGAAACATAAGTAGGAAAAACAGAAGTAGACGAAACAGAAGCAGAAGAAACAGAAGCAGAAGAAACAGAAGTAGAAGAAACAGAAGTAAAAGAAACAAACGTAGAAGAAACAGAAGTAGAGGAAACAGAAGTAGGAGAAACAGAAGTAGAAGAAACAGAAATAGAGGAAACAGAAGTAGGAGAAAAGAAGTAGAAGAAAAAGAAGTAGGAGAAACAGAAGTAGAAGAAACAGTAGTAGAAGAAACAGAagtagaagaaacagaagaagaagaCCCATAAGCAGAAGAAACAGAAGTAGAGGAAACAGAAGCAGGAGAAAAAAAGTAGAAGAAACAGAAGTAGAAGAAACAGAagtagaagaaacagaagaagaagaaacagaagtagAAGAAACAGAAGTAGAAGAAACAGAAGTAGAGGAAAAAGAAGTAGGAGAAACAGAGGTAGAAGAAACAGAAGTAGAAGAAACAGAAGTAGAAGAAACAGAAGTAAAAGAAACAGAAGTAGAAGAAACAGAAGTAAAAGAAACAGAAGTAGAAGAAACAGAAGTAGAAGAAACAGAAGTAGGAGAAACAGAAGTAGAAGAAACAGAAGTAGAAGAAACAGAAGTAGAAGAAACAGAAGTAGAAGAAACAGAAGTAGAAGAAACAGAAGCAGAAGAAACAGAAGTAGAAGAAACAGAAGTAGGcgaaacagaagaagaagaaacagaagtagAAGAAACAGAAGTAGAAGAAACAGAAGTAGAAGAAACAGAAGTAAAATATACAGAAGTAGAAGAAACAGAAGTCGAAGAAACAGAAGTAGAAAAAACAGATGTAGACGAAACAGAAGTAGAAGAAAAAGAAGTAGAAGAAACAGAAGTAGAAGAAACAGAAGTAGAAGAAACAGAAGTAGAAGAAACAGAAGTAGAAGAAACAGAAGTAGAAGAAACAGAAGTAGAAAAAACAGATGTAGACGAAACAGAAGTAGAAGAAACAGAAGTAGAAGAAACAGAAGTAGAAGAAACAGAAGTAGAAGAAACAGAAGTAGAAGAAACAGAAGTAGAAGAAACAGAAGTAGAAGAAGCAGAAGTAGAAGAAACAGAAGTAGACGAAACAGAAGTAGAAGAAACAGAAGTAGAGGAAACAAAAGTAGGAGAAACAGAAGTAGAAGAAACAGAAATAGAGGAAACAGAAGTAGAAGAAACAGAAGTAGAAGAAACAGAAGTAGAAGAAACAGAAGCAGAAGAAACAGAagtagaagaaacagaagaagaGCCATAAGTAGAAGAAACAGAAGTAGAGGAAAAAGAAGTAGGAGAAACAGAGGTAAAAGAAACAGAAGTAGAAGAAACAGAAGTAGAAGAAACAGAAGTAGAAGAAACAGAAGTAGAAGAAACAGAAGTAGAAGAAACAGAAGTAGAAGAAACAGAAGCAGGAGAGACAGAAGTAGACGAAACAGAAGTAGAAGAAACAGAAGTAGGAGAAACAGAAGTAGAAGAAACAGAAGTAGAAGAAACAGAAGTAGAAGAAACAGAAGTAGAAGAAACAAGTAGAAGAAGCAGAAGTAGAAGAAACAGAAGCAGAAGAAACAGAAGCAGGAGAGAAAGAAGTAGACGAAACAGAAGTAGAAGAAACAGAAGTAGAAGAAACAGAAGTAGACGAAACAGAAGTAGAAGAAACAGAAGTAGAAGAAACAGATGTAGACGAAACAGAAGTAGAAGAAACAGAAATAGACGAAACAGAAGTAGAAGAAACAGAAGTAGAAGAAACAGAAGTAGACGAAACAGAAGTAGAAGAAACAGAAGTAGACGAAACAAAAGTAAAAGAAGCAGAAGTAGAAGAAACAGAAGTAGAAGAAACAGAAGTAGAAGAAACAGAAGTAGACGAAACAGAAGTAGAAGAAACAGAAGTAGAAGAAACAGAAGTAGACGAAACAGAAGTAGAAGAAACAGAAGTAGAAGAAACAGAAGTAGACGAAACAGAAGTAGAAGAAACAGAAGTAGACGAAACAGAAGTAGAAGAAACAGAAGTAGAAGAAACAGAAGTAGAAGAAACAGAAGTAGAAGAAGCAGAAGTAGAAGAAACAGAAGTAGAAGAAGCAAAAGTAGAAGAAACAGAAGTAGAAGAAACAGAAGTAAAAGAAACGGAAGTAGGAGAAACAGAAGTAGAAGAAACAGAAGCAGACGAAAGAGAAGTAGAAGAAACAGAAGTAGGAGAAACAGAAGTAGACGAAACAGAAGTAGAAAAAACAGAAGTAGAAGAAACAGAAGTAAAAGAAACGGAAGTAGGAGAAACAGAAGTAGAAGAAACAGAAGCAGACTTAAGAGAAGTAGAAGAAACAGTAGTAGGAGAAACAGAAGTAGACGAAACAGAAGTAGAAGAAACAGAAGTAGGAGAAACAGAAGTAGAAGAAACAGAAGTAGAAGAAACAGAAGTGGAAGAAGCAGAAGTAAAAGAAACAGAAGTAGACGAAACAGAAGTACAAGAAACAGAAGTAAAAGAAAAAGAAGTAGAAGAAACAGAATTAGAAGAAACAGAAGTAGAAGAAACAGAAGTAGAAGAAACAGAAGTAGACGAAACAGAAGTAGAAGAAACAGATGTAGACGAAACAGAAGTAGAAGAAACAGAAGTAGACGAAACAGAAGTAGAAGAAACAGAAGTAGAAGAAACAGAAGTAGACGAAACAGAAGTAGAAGAAACAGAAGTAGACGAAACAAAAGTAGAAGAAGCAGAAGTAGAAGAAACAGAAGTAGAAGAAACAGAAGTAGAAGAAACAGAAGTAGACGAAACAGAAGTAGAAGAAACAGAAGTAGAAGAAACAGAAGTAGAcgaaacagaagaagaagaaacagaagtagAAGAAACAGAAGTAGACGAAACAGAAGTAGAAGAAACAGAAGTAGACGAAACAGAAGTAGAAGAAACAGAAGTAGAAGAAACAGAAGTAGAAGAAACAGAAGTAGAAGAAGCAGAAGTAGAAGAAACAGAAGTAGAAGAAGCAGAAGTAGAAGAAACAGAAGTAGAAGAAACAGAAGTAAAAGAAACGGAAGTAGGAGAAACAGAAGTAGAAGAAACAGAAGCAGACGAAAGAGAAGTAGAAGAAACAGAAGTAGGAGAAACAGAAGTAGACGAAACAGAAGTAGAAGAAACGGAAGTAGAAGAAACAGAAGTAAAAGAAACGGAAGTAGGAGAAACAGAAGTAGAAGAAACAGAAGCAGACTTAAGAGAAGTAGAAGAAACAGTAGTAGGAGAAACAGAAGTAGACGAAACAGAAGTAGAAGAAACAGAAGTAGGAGAAACAGAAGTAGAAGAAACAGAAGTAGAAGAAACAGAAGTGGAAGAAGCAGAAGTAAAAGAAACAGAAGTAGACGAAACAGAAGTACAAGAAACAGAAGTAAAAGAAAAAGAAGTAGAAGAAACAGAAGTAGAAGAAACAGAAGTAAAAGAAACAGAAGTAAAAGAAACAGAAGTAGAAGAAACAGAAGTAGAAGAAACAGAAGTAGAAGAAACGAAAGTAGAAGAAGCAGAAGTAAAAGAAACAGAAACAGGAGAAACAGAAGTAGGAGAAGTAGAAGTACaagaaacagaagaagaagaaacagaagaagaagaagaagaagaagaagaagaagaagaagaagaagaagaagaagaagaagaagaagaagaagaagaagaagaagaagaagaagaagaagaagaagaagaagaagaagaagaagaagaagaagaggaagaagaagaagaagaagaagaagaagaagaagaagaagaagaagaagaagaacaaaaaagaagaagaagaagaagaagaagaagaagaagaagaagaagaagaagaagaagaaaagaaaaaaaagaagaagaaacagcagttgaagacatgaaggaaacagtagaggATTAGGAAATTATTCAGTAGGAGCAGAAATACAAGttgaaatgtgaaaaaaaaatgatGGAGGATGTGAGTTAAGACAGACAAGCATGCAGGTTGTACAGACActctgacagacagacaaacatgcAGGTTGTACAGACACTCTGACAGACAGACAAGCATGCAGGTTGTACAGACACTCTGACAGACAGACAAGTATGCAGGTTGTACAGACACTCTGACAGACAGACAAGCATGCAGGTTGTACAGACActctgacagacagacaaacatgcAGGTTGTACAGACActctgacagacagacaaacatgcAGGTTGTACAGACActctgacagacagacaaacatgcAGGTTGTACAGACActctgacagacagacaaacatgcAGGTTGTACAGACActctgacagacagacaaacatgcAGGTTGTACAGACActctgacagacagacaaacatgcAGGTTGTACAGACACTCTGACAGACAGACAATCATGCAGGTTGTACAGACACTCTGATAGACAGACAAACATGCAGATTGTACAGACActctgacagacagacaaacatgcAGGTTGTACAGACActctgacagacagacaaacatgcAGGTTGTACAGACACTCTGACAGACAGACAAGCATGCAGGTTGTACAGTCTGACAGACAGACAAGCATGCAGGTTGTACAGTCTGACAGACGGAGAAGCATGCAGGTTGTACAGACAGTATGACAAACAGACAAGCATGCAGGTTGTACAGACACTCTGACAGACGGAGAAGCATGCAGGTTGTACAGACAGTGTGACAGACAGACAAGCATGCAGGCTGTACAGACACTCTGACAGACAGACAAGCATGCAGGTTGTACAGACAGTATGACAGACAGACAAGCATGCAGGTTATATAGACAccctgacagacagacaaacatgcAGGTTGTACAGACACTACAGACAGACAAGCATGCAGGTTGTACAGACACTCTGACAGACAGACAAGCATGCAGGTTGTACAGACACCCTGACAGACAGACAAGCATGTAGGTTGTACAGACCGTATGGCAGACAGACAAGCATGCAGGTTGTACagacagtctgacagacagacAAGTATGCAGGTTGTACAGACACTCTGACAGACAGACAAGCATGCAGGTTGTACagacagtctgacagacagacAAGTATGCAGGTTGTACAGATACTCTGACAGACGGAGAAGCATGCAGGTTGTACagacagtctgacagacagacAAGTATGCAGGTTGTACAGACACTCTGACAGACAGACAAGCATGCAGGTTGTACagacagtctgacagacagacAAGTATGCAGGTTGTACAGACAGTATGACAGACAGACAAGCATGCAGGTTGTACAGGCAGTCTGACAGACAGACAAGCATGCAGGTTGTACAGACActctgacagacagacaggcatgcAGGTTGTACagacagtctgacagacagacAAGCATGCAGGTTGTACAGACActctgacagacagacaggcatgcAGGTTGTACagacagtctgacagacagacAAGCATGCAGGTTGTACAGACActctgacagacagacaggcatgcAGGTTGTACAGACACTCTGACAGACAGACAAGCATGCAGACAGACGTACCAGGATAAAGAGTgagacacacacatacgcacagacAGAGACTAACAGCCGCTGTTAAAGAATGTCGACAGAGAGATATCGCTATTATATCTCTAGAGAAGAGTTACTGTCTATATTTTAGACAGTGTCTATTGTGTGTGAAGCTTCTTGGCACGAAATGGGACTCCTGGCACCCCTTCGGCACTCCCTGGCAGGCACTGGCAGGCACTATTACTACGATGCAGGCAGCTGGGGGTCGAACAAACAAAAAAACATGCCAGGTTAGCCTCGAGTAATCAAAAGTGTGAGAATTACACCGTAAGAGATATGAAGCACCAGCTGTGTTCCTCTTGTTTTGCTGGACATCACAGACATGGACATTTTGTCCACTGAGGTTGGGGAAAAAATGATAATCGTTGAAGCTTTCTGATCCCCCCAAGATATTAATGTGTTGGTGGGTAAAAGGAAAGGAGGAAATCAGATTTTTCAGATTTGGGCTTCTTCAAAACTGACGGAGAGGTTCGTAATAGTGGTGCGGATCtaacttaaattttttttttctttttgggaatatGGCCGGGGGATACAGATCTTTAATTTACAGATATTATTGCTGTAGTTTACAGATGAtggagtttttattttttttgaagAAGCCTGGATAACCTTACTCCCAGAAATTGTATCAGAGCCTCTCATGAGCTTCAGCAGTGTGTTAGAGACCCGGGCCAAATGTGTTGAATTCTGTACAACAAAGGAACTTGGATGTAGAGAGGCGTACTACCAACAGTGCTGAaacaaagacacatgtgcaaaataaGCTTTAATCGCGACACTGAGCAATACGTTAATACAATCAAAGCTTGTTCTGTACCTGTGTCTTTTTTTCAACCTGAGTAA includes:
- the LOC138853004 gene encoding uncharacterized abhydrolase domain-containing protein DDB_G0269086-like: KKQVEEAEVEETEAEETEAGEKEVDETEVEETEVEETEVDETEVEETEVEETDVDETEVEETEIDETEVEETEVEETEVDETEVEETEVDETKVKEAEVEETEVEETEVEETEVDETEVEETEVEETEVDETEVEETEVEETEVDETEVEETEVDETEVEETEVEETEVEETEVEEAEVEETEVEEAKVEETEVEETEVKETEVGETEVEETEADEREVEETEVGETEVDETEVEKTEVEETEVKETEVGETEVEETEADLREVEETVVGETEVDETEVEETEVGETEVEETEVEETEVEEAEVKETEVDETEVQETEVKEKEVEETELEETEVEETEVEETEVDETEVEETDVDETEVEETEVDETEVEETEVEETEVDETEVEETEVDETKVEEAEVEETEVEETEVEETEVDETEVEETEVEETEVDETEEEETEVEETEVDETEVEETEVDETEVEETEVEETEVEETEVEEAEVEETEVEEAEVEETEVEETEVKETEVGETEVEETEADEREVEETEVGETEVDETEVEETEVEETEVKETEVGETEVEETEADLREVEETVVGETEVDETEVEETEVGETEVEETEVEETEVEEAEVKETEVDETEVQETEVKEKEVEETEVEETEVKETEVKETEVEETEVEETEVEETKVEEAEVKETETGETEVGEVEEMEIQRGIIDVYFDTFRFDSEMLPLGVTEVLMWQRR